The following proteins are co-located in the Tripterygium wilfordii isolate XIE 37 chromosome 2, ASM1340144v1, whole genome shotgun sequence genome:
- the LOC120016215 gene encoding polyadenylate-binding protein-interacting protein 3-like isoform X6 has translation MNMQQVVQSKPSSNGFARRRGERDLGTRLQSKSGKSYTNKLNNTGASVGGKVGIFEGPSRDRLVYMTTCLIGQPVEVQLKDGSIYSGIFHAGLVHPSTADREFGVILKMACLTKDGSSRWPRAELVNKPPTKTFIIPGKELVQVLAKDVTVSTDGFSNDLQHEKHQEILLDSYISHSRLVDVERELGRWVPDNDDPQCPELDDIFDGPWNRLLKGWDQFETNETLFGVKSTFDEELYTTKLERGPQMRELEKEALRIAREIEDEETHDLHLAEERGISFHDKFDIDEETRFSSVDRGRRDDDSGYEENEDRSLDSCNIETFGISSAPVVKRNTSLIHWKNSDEAQLLPSSSLLDEANSSQSNDGAKSCHTGSFDQSSQLASELTSRSFSISECENRIEDNPRSAHGAEDISKELIQEQMVQDAQWSKLVDSQSSLIRNKDGLDNGALSSTATAYSPPSHVSLTGRERISTPVELSEVAVSTKVPSEAQSNACGRPGSSASSSSGFVSAANASSGLGLSPSSSMGSLSSEKSTLNPHAKEFRLNPNAKSFMPSQISVRPASPVSDGSFYYPSGVSAVPHMPGMPMGVGIGPSFSGHQPVFFDPQAASMQTPQAYFPPTGHQFGQQMLLGHPRQVLYMPSYQPEMPYKGRDP, from the exons ATGAATATGCAACAAGTTGTACAGTCCAAACCTTCTTCCAATGGGTTTGCTCGACGGCGAGGTGAGAGGGACTTGGGGACTAGGCTGCAGAGTAAGTCTGGAAAATCATatacaaacaaattaaataatacTG GTGCATCCGTCGGTGGCAAAGTTGGAATATTTGAGGGTCCTTCTCGTGATCGTTTAGTTTATATGACAACATGCCTTATTGGGCAACCTGTGGAAGTACAGTTGAAAGATGGATCCATTTATTCTGGAATATTTCATGCTGGGTTGGTTCACCCATCCACTGCTGACCGGGAATTTG GAGTTATTTTGAAAATGGCTTGCCTGACAAAGGATGGTTCTTCTCGCTGGCCGAGGGCAGAGCTTGTTAACAAGCCTCCCACAAAAACTTTTATCATACCCGGCAAAGAGCTTGTACAAGTTTTGGCAAAG GATGTGACTGTCTCGACAGATGGGTTTTCAAATGATCTGCAACATGAGAAGCACCAGGAAATTTTACTCGACTCCTACATATCACATTCTCGTCTTGTTGATGTAGAGAGAGAACTGGGACGATGGGTCCCCGATAACGATGATCCACAGTGTCCGGAACTGGATGATATATTTGATGGCCCTTGGAATAGGTTGCTAAA GGGTTGGGATCAGTTTGAAACAAATGAAACATTATTTGGAGTAAAAAGCACTTTTGATGAGGAACTCTACACTACAAAACTTGAGAGGGGTCCTCAGATGAGAGAGCTGGAAAAGGAAGCCTTAAGGATTGCCAGGGAAATTGAGGATGAGGAAACCCATGATCTTCATCTGGCAGAG GAAAGAGGTATCAGTTTCCATGATAAATTTGATATTGACGAGGAGACCAGATTCTCTTCAGTTGATAGGGGTAGGAGGGATGATGATAGTGGATATGAAGAAAATGAGGATAGATCATTGGACTCATGCAATATTGAGACCTTTGGAATATCATCTGCTCCTGTCGTCAAGAGGAACACTAGTTTGATCCATTGGAAAAACAGTGATGAAGCTCAATTGTTACCGAGCTCTTCCTTACTG GATGAGGCAAATTCATCGCAATCAAATGATGGTGCAAAGTCTTGTCACACTGGTTCTTTCGATCAATCTAGTCAGCTGGCTTCTGAGTTAACTTCCAGGAGTTTCTCCATTTCAGAATGTGAAAACAG GATTGAGGACAATCCACGCAGTGCACATGGAGCAGAGGATATTTCTAAAGAACTTATTCAAGAACAGATG GTTCAGGATGCTCAATGGTCGAAACTTGTGG ATTCACAGTCATCGCTGATTCGCAATAAAGATGGCTTGGACAATGGGGCTCTATCCTCTACTGCCACGGCATATTCTCCTCCATCTCATGTTTCATTGACAGGCCGTGAGAGGATCAGTACTCCTGTTGAATTGTCAGAGGTTGCAGTATCTACTAAGGTACCCAGTGAAGCACAATCGAATGCTTGTGGGCGGCCCGGTAGTTCTGCATCATCAAGTTCTGGCTTTGTTAGTGCCGCTAATGCTTCTAGTGGTCTCGGTTTATCAccgagctcatctatgggctCATTATCTTCTGAGAAATCTACATTGAACCCCCATGCTAAG GAATTTAGACTCAATCCTAATGCCAAGAGTTTCATGCCCTCTCAAATATCTGTTAGACCTGCTTCCCCTGTGTCAGACGGTTCCTTCTATTATCCATCTGGGGTGTCTGCTGTACCACATATGCCTGGCATGCCTATGGGTGTAGGG ATTGGACCATCATTTAGTGGGCACCAGCCTGTGTTTTTTGATCCTCAGGCTGCTTCAATGCAGACACCTCAAGCATATTTTCCTCCAACTGGACATCAG TTTGGTCAGCAGATGCTTCTTGGCCATCCGAGGCAAGTTTTGTACATGCCCAGTTACCAACCG GAAATGCCATATAAAGGACGGGATCCTTAG
- the LOC120016215 gene encoding polyadenylate-binding protein-interacting protein 3-like isoform X2 has translation MNMQQVVQSKPSSNGFARRRGERDLGTRLQSKSGKSYTNKLNNTGASVGGKVGIFEGPSRDRLVYMTTCLIGQPVEVQLKDGSIYSGIFHAGLVHPSTADREFGVILKMACLTKDGSSRWPRAELVNKPPTKTFIIPGKELVQVLAKDVTVSTDGFSNDLQHEKHQEILLDSYISHSRLVDVERELGRWVPDNDDPQCPELDDIFDGPWNRGWDQFETNETLFGVKSTFDEELYTTKLERGPQMRELEKEALRIAREIEDEETHDLHLAEERGISFHDKFDIDEETRFSSVDRGRRDDDSGYEENEDRSLDSCNIETFGISSAPVVKRNTSLIHWKNSDEAQLLPSSSLLDEANSSQSNDGAKSCHTGSFDQSSQLASELTSRSFSISECENRIEDNPRSAHGAEDISKELIQEQMVQDAQWSKLVDSQSSLIRNKDGLDNGALSSTATAYSPPSHVSLTGRERISTPVELSEVAVSTKVPSEAQSNACGRPGSSASSSSGFVSAANASSGLGLSPSSSMGSLSSEKSTLNPHAKEFRLNPNAKSFMPSQISVRPASPVSDGSFYYPSGVSAVPHMPGMPMGVGIGPSFSGHQPVFFDPQAASMQTPQAYFPPTGHQFGQQMLLGHPRQVLYMPSYQPYTALIIDHGPALYQVDGHEPSFLPLVHKEGSVLYDNSS, from the exons ATGAATATGCAACAAGTTGTACAGTCCAAACCTTCTTCCAATGGGTTTGCTCGACGGCGAGGTGAGAGGGACTTGGGGACTAGGCTGCAGAGTAAGTCTGGAAAATCATatacaaacaaattaaataatacTG GTGCATCCGTCGGTGGCAAAGTTGGAATATTTGAGGGTCCTTCTCGTGATCGTTTAGTTTATATGACAACATGCCTTATTGGGCAACCTGTGGAAGTACAGTTGAAAGATGGATCCATTTATTCTGGAATATTTCATGCTGGGTTGGTTCACCCATCCACTGCTGACCGGGAATTTG GAGTTATTTTGAAAATGGCTTGCCTGACAAAGGATGGTTCTTCTCGCTGGCCGAGGGCAGAGCTTGTTAACAAGCCTCCCACAAAAACTTTTATCATACCCGGCAAAGAGCTTGTACAAGTTTTGGCAAAG GATGTGACTGTCTCGACAGATGGGTTTTCAAATGATCTGCAACATGAGAAGCACCAGGAAATTTTACTCGACTCCTACATATCACATTCTCGTCTTGTTGATGTAGAGAGAGAACTGGGACGATGGGTCCCCGATAACGATGATCCACAGTGTCCGGAACTGGATGATATATTTGATGGCCCTTGGAATAG GGGTTGGGATCAGTTTGAAACAAATGAAACATTATTTGGAGTAAAAAGCACTTTTGATGAGGAACTCTACACTACAAAACTTGAGAGGGGTCCTCAGATGAGAGAGCTGGAAAAGGAAGCCTTAAGGATTGCCAGGGAAATTGAGGATGAGGAAACCCATGATCTTCATCTGGCAGAG GAAAGAGGTATCAGTTTCCATGATAAATTTGATATTGACGAGGAGACCAGATTCTCTTCAGTTGATAGGGGTAGGAGGGATGATGATAGTGGATATGAAGAAAATGAGGATAGATCATTGGACTCATGCAATATTGAGACCTTTGGAATATCATCTGCTCCTGTCGTCAAGAGGAACACTAGTTTGATCCATTGGAAAAACAGTGATGAAGCTCAATTGTTACCGAGCTCTTCCTTACTG GATGAGGCAAATTCATCGCAATCAAATGATGGTGCAAAGTCTTGTCACACTGGTTCTTTCGATCAATCTAGTCAGCTGGCTTCTGAGTTAACTTCCAGGAGTTTCTCCATTTCAGAATGTGAAAACAG GATTGAGGACAATCCACGCAGTGCACATGGAGCAGAGGATATTTCTAAAGAACTTATTCAAGAACAGATG GTTCAGGATGCTCAATGGTCGAAACTTGTGG ATTCACAGTCATCGCTGATTCGCAATAAAGATGGCTTGGACAATGGGGCTCTATCCTCTACTGCCACGGCATATTCTCCTCCATCTCATGTTTCATTGACAGGCCGTGAGAGGATCAGTACTCCTGTTGAATTGTCAGAGGTTGCAGTATCTACTAAGGTACCCAGTGAAGCACAATCGAATGCTTGTGGGCGGCCCGGTAGTTCTGCATCATCAAGTTCTGGCTTTGTTAGTGCCGCTAATGCTTCTAGTGGTCTCGGTTTATCAccgagctcatctatgggctCATTATCTTCTGAGAAATCTACATTGAACCCCCATGCTAAG GAATTTAGACTCAATCCTAATGCCAAGAGTTTCATGCCCTCTCAAATATCTGTTAGACCTGCTTCCCCTGTGTCAGACGGTTCCTTCTATTATCCATCTGGGGTGTCTGCTGTACCACATATGCCTGGCATGCCTATGGGTGTAGGG ATTGGACCATCATTTAGTGGGCACCAGCCTGTGTTTTTTGATCCTCAGGCTGCTTCAATGCAGACACCTCAAGCATATTTTCCTCCAACTGGACATCAG TTTGGTCAGCAGATGCTTCTTGGCCATCCGAGGCAAGTTTTGTACATGCCCAGTTACCAACCG TACACCGCTTTGATCATCGACCATGGTCCAGCTTTATATCAGGTTGATGGACATGAACCATCATTTCTCCCCCTGGTACATAAAGAGGGAAGTGTTCTTTATGATAATAGCAGTTAA
- the LOC120016215 gene encoding polyadenylate-binding protein-interacting protein 3-like isoform X7, producing MNMQQVVQSKPSSNGFARRRGERDLGTRLQSKSGKSYTNKLNNTGASVGGKVGIFEGPSRDRLVYMTTCLIGQPVEVQLKDGSIYSGIFHAGLVHPSTADREFGVILKMACLTKDGSSRWPRAELVNKPPTKTFIIPGKELVQVLAKDVTVSTDGFSNDLQHEKHQEILLDSYISHSRLVDVERELGRWVPDNDDPQCPELDDIFDGPWNRGWDQFETNETLFGVKSTFDEELYTTKLERGPQMRELEKEALRIAREIEDEETHDLHLAEERGISFHDKFDIDEETRFSSVDRGRRDDDSGYEENEDRSLDSCNIETFGISSAPVVKRNTSLIHWKNSDEAQLLPSSSLLDEANSSQSNDGAKSCHTGSFDQSSQLASELTSRSFSISECENRIEDNPRSAHGAEDISKELIQEQMVQDAQWSKLVDSQSSLIRNKDGLDNGALSSTATAYSPPSHVSLTGRERISTPVELSEVAVSTKVPSEAQSNACGRPGSSASSSSGFVSAANASSGLGLSPSSSMGSLSSEKSTLNPHAKEFRLNPNAKSFMPSQISVRPASPVSDGSFYYPSGVSAVPHMPGMPMGVGIGPSFSGHQPVFFDPQAASMQTPQAYFPPTGHQFGQQMLLGHPRQVLYMPSYQPEMPYKGRDP from the exons ATGAATATGCAACAAGTTGTACAGTCCAAACCTTCTTCCAATGGGTTTGCTCGACGGCGAGGTGAGAGGGACTTGGGGACTAGGCTGCAGAGTAAGTCTGGAAAATCATatacaaacaaattaaataatacTG GTGCATCCGTCGGTGGCAAAGTTGGAATATTTGAGGGTCCTTCTCGTGATCGTTTAGTTTATATGACAACATGCCTTATTGGGCAACCTGTGGAAGTACAGTTGAAAGATGGATCCATTTATTCTGGAATATTTCATGCTGGGTTGGTTCACCCATCCACTGCTGACCGGGAATTTG GAGTTATTTTGAAAATGGCTTGCCTGACAAAGGATGGTTCTTCTCGCTGGCCGAGGGCAGAGCTTGTTAACAAGCCTCCCACAAAAACTTTTATCATACCCGGCAAAGAGCTTGTACAAGTTTTGGCAAAG GATGTGACTGTCTCGACAGATGGGTTTTCAAATGATCTGCAACATGAGAAGCACCAGGAAATTTTACTCGACTCCTACATATCACATTCTCGTCTTGTTGATGTAGAGAGAGAACTGGGACGATGGGTCCCCGATAACGATGATCCACAGTGTCCGGAACTGGATGATATATTTGATGGCCCTTGGAATAG GGGTTGGGATCAGTTTGAAACAAATGAAACATTATTTGGAGTAAAAAGCACTTTTGATGAGGAACTCTACACTACAAAACTTGAGAGGGGTCCTCAGATGAGAGAGCTGGAAAAGGAAGCCTTAAGGATTGCCAGGGAAATTGAGGATGAGGAAACCCATGATCTTCATCTGGCAGAG GAAAGAGGTATCAGTTTCCATGATAAATTTGATATTGACGAGGAGACCAGATTCTCTTCAGTTGATAGGGGTAGGAGGGATGATGATAGTGGATATGAAGAAAATGAGGATAGATCATTGGACTCATGCAATATTGAGACCTTTGGAATATCATCTGCTCCTGTCGTCAAGAGGAACACTAGTTTGATCCATTGGAAAAACAGTGATGAAGCTCAATTGTTACCGAGCTCTTCCTTACTG GATGAGGCAAATTCATCGCAATCAAATGATGGTGCAAAGTCTTGTCACACTGGTTCTTTCGATCAATCTAGTCAGCTGGCTTCTGAGTTAACTTCCAGGAGTTTCTCCATTTCAGAATGTGAAAACAG GATTGAGGACAATCCACGCAGTGCACATGGAGCAGAGGATATTTCTAAAGAACTTATTCAAGAACAGATG GTTCAGGATGCTCAATGGTCGAAACTTGTGG ATTCACAGTCATCGCTGATTCGCAATAAAGATGGCTTGGACAATGGGGCTCTATCCTCTACTGCCACGGCATATTCTCCTCCATCTCATGTTTCATTGACAGGCCGTGAGAGGATCAGTACTCCTGTTGAATTGTCAGAGGTTGCAGTATCTACTAAGGTACCCAGTGAAGCACAATCGAATGCTTGTGGGCGGCCCGGTAGTTCTGCATCATCAAGTTCTGGCTTTGTTAGTGCCGCTAATGCTTCTAGTGGTCTCGGTTTATCAccgagctcatctatgggctCATTATCTTCTGAGAAATCTACATTGAACCCCCATGCTAAG GAATTTAGACTCAATCCTAATGCCAAGAGTTTCATGCCCTCTCAAATATCTGTTAGACCTGCTTCCCCTGTGTCAGACGGTTCCTTCTATTATCCATCTGGGGTGTCTGCTGTACCACATATGCCTGGCATGCCTATGGGTGTAGGG ATTGGACCATCATTTAGTGGGCACCAGCCTGTGTTTTTTGATCCTCAGGCTGCTTCAATGCAGACACCTCAAGCATATTTTCCTCCAACTGGACATCAG TTTGGTCAGCAGATGCTTCTTGGCCATCCGAGGCAAGTTTTGTACATGCCCAGTTACCAACCG GAAATGCCATATAAAGGACGGGATCCTTAG
- the LOC120016215 gene encoding polyadenylate-binding protein-interacting protein 3-like isoform X4 — translation MNMQQVVQSKPSSNGFARRRGERDLGTRLQIVTGASVGGKVGIFEGPSRDRLVYMTTCLIGQPVEVQLKDGSIYSGIFHAGLVHPSTADREFGVILKMACLTKDGSSRWPRAELVNKPPTKTFIIPGKELVQVLAKDVTVSTDGFSNDLQHEKHQEILLDSYISHSRLVDVERELGRWVPDNDDPQCPELDDIFDGPWNRGWDQFETNETLFGVKSTFDEELYTTKLERGPQMRELEKEALRIAREIEDEETHDLHLAEERGISFHDKFDIDEETRFSSVDRGRRDDDSGYEENEDRSLDSCNIETFGISSAPVVKRNTSLIHWKNSDEAQLLPSSSLLDEANSSQSNDGAKSCHTGSFDQSSQLASELTSRSFSISECENRIEDNPRSAHGAEDISKELIQEQMVQDAQWSKLVDSQSSLIRNKDGLDNGALSSTATAYSPPSHVSLTGRERISTPVELSEVAVSTKVPSEAQSNACGRPGSSASSSSGFVSAANASSGLGLSPSSSMGSLSSEKSTLNPHAKEFRLNPNAKSFMPSQISVRPASPVSDGSFYYPSGVSAVPHMPGMPMGVGIGPSFSGHQPVFFDPQAASMQTPQAYFPPTGHQFGQQMLLGHPRQVLYMPSYQPYTALIIDHGPALYQVDGHEPSFLPLVHKEGSVLYDNSS, via the exons ATGAATATGCAACAAGTTGTACAGTCCAAACCTTCTTCCAATGGGTTTGCTCGACGGCGAGGTGAGAGGGACTTGGGGACTAGGCTGCAGA TTGTCACAGGTGCATCCGTCGGTGGCAAAGTTGGAATATTTGAGGGTCCTTCTCGTGATCGTTTAGTTTATATGACAACATGCCTTATTGGGCAACCTGTGGAAGTACAGTTGAAAGATGGATCCATTTATTCTGGAATATTTCATGCTGGGTTGGTTCACCCATCCACTGCTGACCGGGAATTTG GAGTTATTTTGAAAATGGCTTGCCTGACAAAGGATGGTTCTTCTCGCTGGCCGAGGGCAGAGCTTGTTAACAAGCCTCCCACAAAAACTTTTATCATACCCGGCAAAGAGCTTGTACAAGTTTTGGCAAAG GATGTGACTGTCTCGACAGATGGGTTTTCAAATGATCTGCAACATGAGAAGCACCAGGAAATTTTACTCGACTCCTACATATCACATTCTCGTCTTGTTGATGTAGAGAGAGAACTGGGACGATGGGTCCCCGATAACGATGATCCACAGTGTCCGGAACTGGATGATATATTTGATGGCCCTTGGAATAG GGGTTGGGATCAGTTTGAAACAAATGAAACATTATTTGGAGTAAAAAGCACTTTTGATGAGGAACTCTACACTACAAAACTTGAGAGGGGTCCTCAGATGAGAGAGCTGGAAAAGGAAGCCTTAAGGATTGCCAGGGAAATTGAGGATGAGGAAACCCATGATCTTCATCTGGCAGAG GAAAGAGGTATCAGTTTCCATGATAAATTTGATATTGACGAGGAGACCAGATTCTCTTCAGTTGATAGGGGTAGGAGGGATGATGATAGTGGATATGAAGAAAATGAGGATAGATCATTGGACTCATGCAATATTGAGACCTTTGGAATATCATCTGCTCCTGTCGTCAAGAGGAACACTAGTTTGATCCATTGGAAAAACAGTGATGAAGCTCAATTGTTACCGAGCTCTTCCTTACTG GATGAGGCAAATTCATCGCAATCAAATGATGGTGCAAAGTCTTGTCACACTGGTTCTTTCGATCAATCTAGTCAGCTGGCTTCTGAGTTAACTTCCAGGAGTTTCTCCATTTCAGAATGTGAAAACAG GATTGAGGACAATCCACGCAGTGCACATGGAGCAGAGGATATTTCTAAAGAACTTATTCAAGAACAGATG GTTCAGGATGCTCAATGGTCGAAACTTGTGG ATTCACAGTCATCGCTGATTCGCAATAAAGATGGCTTGGACAATGGGGCTCTATCCTCTACTGCCACGGCATATTCTCCTCCATCTCATGTTTCATTGACAGGCCGTGAGAGGATCAGTACTCCTGTTGAATTGTCAGAGGTTGCAGTATCTACTAAGGTACCCAGTGAAGCACAATCGAATGCTTGTGGGCGGCCCGGTAGTTCTGCATCATCAAGTTCTGGCTTTGTTAGTGCCGCTAATGCTTCTAGTGGTCTCGGTTTATCAccgagctcatctatgggctCATTATCTTCTGAGAAATCTACATTGAACCCCCATGCTAAG GAATTTAGACTCAATCCTAATGCCAAGAGTTTCATGCCCTCTCAAATATCTGTTAGACCTGCTTCCCCTGTGTCAGACGGTTCCTTCTATTATCCATCTGGGGTGTCTGCTGTACCACATATGCCTGGCATGCCTATGGGTGTAGGG ATTGGACCATCATTTAGTGGGCACCAGCCTGTGTTTTTTGATCCTCAGGCTGCTTCAATGCAGACACCTCAAGCATATTTTCCTCCAACTGGACATCAG TTTGGTCAGCAGATGCTTCTTGGCCATCCGAGGCAAGTTTTGTACATGCCCAGTTACCAACCG TACACCGCTTTGATCATCGACCATGGTCCAGCTTTATATCAGGTTGATGGACATGAACCATCATTTCTCCCCCTGGTACATAAAGAGGGAAGTGTTCTTTATGATAATAGCAGTTAA
- the LOC120016215 gene encoding polyadenylate-binding protein-interacting protein 3-like isoform X1, with the protein MNMQQVVQSKPSSNGFARRRGERDLGTRLQSKSGKSYTNKLNNTGASVGGKVGIFEGPSRDRLVYMTTCLIGQPVEVQLKDGSIYSGIFHAGLVHPSTADREFGVILKMACLTKDGSSRWPRAELVNKPPTKTFIIPGKELVQVLAKDVTVSTDGFSNDLQHEKHQEILLDSYISHSRLVDVERELGRWVPDNDDPQCPELDDIFDGPWNRLLKGWDQFETNETLFGVKSTFDEELYTTKLERGPQMRELEKEALRIAREIEDEETHDLHLAEERGISFHDKFDIDEETRFSSVDRGRRDDDSGYEENEDRSLDSCNIETFGISSAPVVKRNTSLIHWKNSDEAQLLPSSSLLDEANSSQSNDGAKSCHTGSFDQSSQLASELTSRSFSISECENRIEDNPRSAHGAEDISKELIQEQMVQDAQWSKLVDSQSSLIRNKDGLDNGALSSTATAYSPPSHVSLTGRERISTPVELSEVAVSTKVPSEAQSNACGRPGSSASSSSGFVSAANASSGLGLSPSSSMGSLSSEKSTLNPHAKEFRLNPNAKSFMPSQISVRPASPVSDGSFYYPSGVSAVPHMPGMPMGVGIGPSFSGHQPVFFDPQAASMQTPQAYFPPTGHQFGQQMLLGHPRQVLYMPSYQPYTALIIDHGPALYQVDGHEPSFLPLVHKEGSVLYDNSS; encoded by the exons ATGAATATGCAACAAGTTGTACAGTCCAAACCTTCTTCCAATGGGTTTGCTCGACGGCGAGGTGAGAGGGACTTGGGGACTAGGCTGCAGAGTAAGTCTGGAAAATCATatacaaacaaattaaataatacTG GTGCATCCGTCGGTGGCAAAGTTGGAATATTTGAGGGTCCTTCTCGTGATCGTTTAGTTTATATGACAACATGCCTTATTGGGCAACCTGTGGAAGTACAGTTGAAAGATGGATCCATTTATTCTGGAATATTTCATGCTGGGTTGGTTCACCCATCCACTGCTGACCGGGAATTTG GAGTTATTTTGAAAATGGCTTGCCTGACAAAGGATGGTTCTTCTCGCTGGCCGAGGGCAGAGCTTGTTAACAAGCCTCCCACAAAAACTTTTATCATACCCGGCAAAGAGCTTGTACAAGTTTTGGCAAAG GATGTGACTGTCTCGACAGATGGGTTTTCAAATGATCTGCAACATGAGAAGCACCAGGAAATTTTACTCGACTCCTACATATCACATTCTCGTCTTGTTGATGTAGAGAGAGAACTGGGACGATGGGTCCCCGATAACGATGATCCACAGTGTCCGGAACTGGATGATATATTTGATGGCCCTTGGAATAGGTTGCTAAA GGGTTGGGATCAGTTTGAAACAAATGAAACATTATTTGGAGTAAAAAGCACTTTTGATGAGGAACTCTACACTACAAAACTTGAGAGGGGTCCTCAGATGAGAGAGCTGGAAAAGGAAGCCTTAAGGATTGCCAGGGAAATTGAGGATGAGGAAACCCATGATCTTCATCTGGCAGAG GAAAGAGGTATCAGTTTCCATGATAAATTTGATATTGACGAGGAGACCAGATTCTCTTCAGTTGATAGGGGTAGGAGGGATGATGATAGTGGATATGAAGAAAATGAGGATAGATCATTGGACTCATGCAATATTGAGACCTTTGGAATATCATCTGCTCCTGTCGTCAAGAGGAACACTAGTTTGATCCATTGGAAAAACAGTGATGAAGCTCAATTGTTACCGAGCTCTTCCTTACTG GATGAGGCAAATTCATCGCAATCAAATGATGGTGCAAAGTCTTGTCACACTGGTTCTTTCGATCAATCTAGTCAGCTGGCTTCTGAGTTAACTTCCAGGAGTTTCTCCATTTCAGAATGTGAAAACAG GATTGAGGACAATCCACGCAGTGCACATGGAGCAGAGGATATTTCTAAAGAACTTATTCAAGAACAGATG GTTCAGGATGCTCAATGGTCGAAACTTGTGG ATTCACAGTCATCGCTGATTCGCAATAAAGATGGCTTGGACAATGGGGCTCTATCCTCTACTGCCACGGCATATTCTCCTCCATCTCATGTTTCATTGACAGGCCGTGAGAGGATCAGTACTCCTGTTGAATTGTCAGAGGTTGCAGTATCTACTAAGGTACCCAGTGAAGCACAATCGAATGCTTGTGGGCGGCCCGGTAGTTCTGCATCATCAAGTTCTGGCTTTGTTAGTGCCGCTAATGCTTCTAGTGGTCTCGGTTTATCAccgagctcatctatgggctCATTATCTTCTGAGAAATCTACATTGAACCCCCATGCTAAG GAATTTAGACTCAATCCTAATGCCAAGAGTTTCATGCCCTCTCAAATATCTGTTAGACCTGCTTCCCCTGTGTCAGACGGTTCCTTCTATTATCCATCTGGGGTGTCTGCTGTACCACATATGCCTGGCATGCCTATGGGTGTAGGG ATTGGACCATCATTTAGTGGGCACCAGCCTGTGTTTTTTGATCCTCAGGCTGCTTCAATGCAGACACCTCAAGCATATTTTCCTCCAACTGGACATCAG TTTGGTCAGCAGATGCTTCTTGGCCATCCGAGGCAAGTTTTGTACATGCCCAGTTACCAACCG TACACCGCTTTGATCATCGACCATGGTCCAGCTTTATATCAGGTTGATGGACATGAACCATCATTTCTCCCCCTGGTACATAAAGAGGGAAGTGTTCTTTATGATAATAGCAGTTAA